In Streptomyces sp. TS71-3, the following proteins share a genomic window:
- a CDS encoding amino acid permease gives MNSGIFRTKSVEQCIKDTEEPGRGLHKTLSALDLTVFGIGVIIGTGIFVLTGKVARENAGPSTALAFVVAGVVCALAALCYAEFASTVPVAGSAYTFAYASLGEFPAWVIGWDLVLELALACAVVAVGWSGYLRSLMDSAGIPMPGLLSGASGGHFGFDVLAAALVLLLTGVLIAGVKLSSRVTGVIVAVKVAVVLLVIAVGTFFVRSANYRPFVPPARETGGGSGLGAPLIRLLSGYAPAAFGVMGVFTAAAVVFFAFIGFDIVATAAEETRNPQRDVPRGIIGSLAVCTVLYVAVSLVVTGMQKYTRLSVDAPLADAFKAVHHPFWAGVISFGAAVGLTSVCLILLLGQTRVFFAMSRDGLLPPAFSRVHPRFGTPYRTTVLLGLVVAVVAGFTTIDVLAELVNIGTLFAFVVVALGVLVLRRRRPDLPRAFRTPLVPLVPVLSVLASLWLMLNLTAETWLRFAVWMAVGLLVYAVYGRSHSRMRPLRAARQAKEPRGSA, from the coding sequence GTGAACAGCGGTATCTTCCGGACGAAATCCGTCGAACAGTGCATCAAGGACACGGAAGAACCGGGGCGCGGGCTGCACAAGACCCTCTCCGCGCTCGATCTGACGGTCTTCGGGATCGGCGTCATCATCGGCACCGGCATCTTCGTGCTCACCGGCAAGGTCGCAAGGGAGAACGCCGGGCCCTCGACCGCGCTGGCCTTCGTGGTGGCCGGCGTGGTCTGCGCGCTGGCCGCGCTCTGCTACGCGGAGTTCGCGTCGACGGTGCCGGTGGCGGGCTCCGCGTACACGTTCGCGTACGCCTCCCTGGGCGAGTTCCCGGCCTGGGTGATCGGCTGGGACCTGGTGCTGGAGCTGGCGCTCGCGTGCGCCGTGGTCGCCGTCGGCTGGTCCGGCTACCTCCGCTCGCTGATGGACTCCGCGGGCATCCCCATGCCGGGGCTGCTCAGCGGGGCGAGCGGCGGCCACTTCGGGTTCGACGTGCTCGCGGCGGCCCTGGTGCTCCTCCTCACCGGCGTCCTGATCGCGGGGGTGAAGCTCTCCTCGCGGGTGACCGGGGTCATCGTCGCCGTCAAGGTGGCCGTGGTGCTGCTGGTCATCGCGGTGGGCACGTTCTTCGTCAGGAGCGCCAACTACCGGCCGTTCGTGCCGCCCGCCCGGGAGACCGGCGGCGGCTCGGGCCTCGGGGCGCCGCTCATCCGGCTCCTGTCGGGCTACGCGCCGGCCGCCTTCGGCGTCATGGGCGTCTTCACGGCCGCCGCCGTCGTCTTCTTCGCCTTCATCGGGTTCGACATCGTGGCGACCGCGGCCGAGGAGACCCGGAACCCGCAGCGCGACGTGCCCCGCGGCATCATCGGCTCGCTGGCCGTCTGCACGGTGCTGTACGTGGCGGTGTCGCTGGTCGTCACCGGCATGCAGAAGTACACCCGCCTCTCCGTCGACGCGCCCCTCGCGGACGCCTTCAAGGCCGTCCACCACCCGTTCTGGGCGGGTGTCATCAGCTTCGGCGCGGCCGTGGGGCTGACCTCGGTCTGCCTGATCCTGCTGCTCGGGCAGACCCGGGTGTTCTTCGCGATGAGCCGCGACGGGCTGCTGCCGCCCGCCTTCTCCCGCGTCCACCCGCGGTTCGGCACCCCCTACCGCACCACCGTGCTGCTCGGCCTGGTCGTGGCGGTGGTGGCCGGCTTCACCACGATCGACGTGCTGGCCGAGCTGGTGAACATCGGCACCCTCTTCGCCTTCGTGGTGGTCGCCCTCGGCGTGCTGGTGCTGCGCCGCAGGCGGCCCGACCTGCCGCGGGCGTTCCGCACCCCGCTGGTGCCGCTGGTGCCCGTGCTGTCCGTGCTCGCCTCGCTCTGGCTGATGCTCAATCTGACGGCGGAGACCTGGCTGCGGTTCGCGGTCTGGATGGCGGTGGGACTTCTCGTGTACGCCGTCTACGGCCGCTCGCACAGCAGGATGCGGCCCCTGCGGGCGGCACGCCAGGCCAAGGAGCCCCGGGGCTCGGCGTAG
- a CDS encoding NTP pyrophosphohydrolase has protein sequence MTAPKPLLVVDAANVVGSVPDGWWRDRRAAAERLRDHLVPVAEQGVQGLPGPPEVVLVVEGAARGVPSVPDVRVEEAGGSGDDRIVELVRAAGDRPVLVVTADRELRRRVQAHGAGVAGPRTVYGGGAS, from the coding sequence ATGACGGCACCGAAGCCCCTGCTCGTCGTCGACGCCGCCAACGTGGTGGGCTCGGTACCGGACGGGTGGTGGCGGGACCGGCGCGCGGCGGCGGAGCGGCTGCGGGACCACCTGGTGCCGGTGGCCGAGCAGGGCGTCCAGGGGCTGCCGGGGCCGCCGGAGGTGGTGCTCGTCGTGGAGGGCGCCGCGCGTGGCGTGCCGTCGGTGCCGGACGTGCGGGTGGAGGAGGCCGGCGGCAGCGGCGACGACCGGATCGTCGAGCTGGTCCGTGCTGCCGGCGACCGCCCCGTGCTGGTCGTCACCGCCGACCGCGAGCTGCGCCGCCGGGTGCAGGCCCATGGCGCCGGGGTGGCCGGTCCCCGGACGGTGTACGGGGGCGGCGCCTCCTGA
- a CDS encoding 3-hydroxyacyl-CoA dehydrogenase NAD-binding domain-containing protein translates to MSTTTAELLKGAAELFPDEVVTQAHVRHLDLPGGVGRFALITLDNGFDHTKPTTFGPQSLANLNAALDQVEKEAAEGSVVGVGLTGKPFIFAVGADLKGMELLRRHEDALAVGKGGHEVFKRLAHLAVPTFAYYNGAAMGGGAEVGLHCTYRTVSKALPAFSFPEVFLGLVPGWGGCTLLPNLIGADRAVKLIVENSLNQNKQLKGPEVYELGIADAIFDSQDFLEQSLRWTAAVLSGELEVARPEVDRGETWDQAVEWGRAVADGKVHGAAPAAYRALDIIASVKDGDLQQGYDAEDRALADLSMSGELRSGIYAFNLVQKRAKRPAGAPDRSLARPVTKVGVVGAGLMASQLALLFLRRLQVPVVLTDIDQERIDKGVGYVHAEVDKLLGKGRIDQDKANRLKALVTGVLDKAEGFADADFVIEAVFEEMSVKQQVFAEVEAVAPEHAVLATNTSSLSVSEMAKGLAHPERVVGFHFFNPVAVLPLLEIVRGEDTDDATLATAFDVAKKLRKTAVLVKDAPAFVVNRILTRFMGEIQNVIDEGTPVDVAERAVEPLGLPMSPLVLLELVGPAIGLHVSETLHRAFPDRFTVSPNLKAVVDAGKRGFYAYDSGKPELDPEVAALLRQGDTVLTEEQTLARVLDAVAEEIRLMLDEGVVAEAQDIDLCLITGAGWPFHLGGLTPYLDRAGVSERVAGKRFLDVGTASVPA, encoded by the coding sequence GTGAGCACCACCACCGCCGAGCTGCTCAAGGGCGCGGCCGAGCTGTTCCCCGACGAGGTGGTCACCCAGGCGCACGTCCGCCATCTGGACCTGCCGGGCGGCGTGGGCAGGTTCGCCCTCATCACCCTCGACAACGGCTTCGACCACACCAAGCCCACCACCTTCGGACCCCAGTCGCTGGCGAACCTGAACGCGGCCCTCGACCAGGTCGAGAAGGAGGCCGCCGAGGGTTCCGTCGTGGGCGTGGGGCTCACCGGCAAGCCGTTCATCTTCGCCGTCGGCGCCGACCTCAAGGGCATGGAGCTGCTGCGCAGGCACGAGGACGCGCTGGCCGTCGGCAAGGGCGGCCACGAGGTCTTCAAGCGCCTCGCGCACCTCGCGGTGCCGACGTTCGCGTACTACAACGGCGCGGCGATGGGCGGCGGTGCCGAGGTGGGCCTGCACTGCACCTACCGCACCGTCTCCAAGGCGCTGCCGGCGTTCTCGTTCCCCGAGGTCTTCCTCGGGCTGGTGCCGGGCTGGGGCGGCTGCACGCTGCTGCCGAACCTGATCGGCGCCGACCGTGCGGTCAAGCTGATCGTCGAGAACTCGCTCAACCAGAACAAGCAGCTCAAGGGCCCCGAGGTCTACGAACTCGGCATCGCGGACGCCATCTTCGACAGCCAGGACTTCCTGGAGCAGTCGCTGCGCTGGACGGCCGCCGTGCTCAGCGGCGAGCTGGAGGTCGCGCGCCCCGAGGTGGACCGCGGCGAGACCTGGGACCAGGCCGTCGAGTGGGGGCGCGCCGTCGCGGACGGCAAGGTGCACGGCGCGGCCCCGGCCGCGTACCGGGCGCTGGACATCATCGCGTCCGTGAAGGACGGCGACCTCCAGCAGGGCTACGACGCCGAGGACCGCGCGCTCGCCGACCTGAGCATGAGCGGGGAGCTGCGCAGCGGCATCTACGCCTTCAACCTGGTGCAGAAGCGCGCCAAGCGGCCCGCGGGCGCGCCGGACAGGAGCCTGGCCCGGCCCGTCACCAAGGTGGGCGTGGTCGGCGCGGGCCTGATGGCCAGCCAGCTCGCGCTGCTGTTCCTGCGCCGCCTTCAGGTGCCGGTGGTGCTCACCGACATCGACCAGGAGCGGATCGACAAGGGCGTCGGCTACGTGCACGCCGAGGTCGACAAGCTGCTCGGCAAGGGCCGGATCGACCAGGACAAGGCGAACCGCCTCAAGGCCCTGGTGACCGGCGTGCTGGACAAGGCCGAGGGCTTCGCGGACGCGGACTTCGTCATCGAGGCCGTGTTCGAGGAGATGAGCGTCAAGCAGCAGGTGTTCGCCGAGGTGGAGGCCGTCGCGCCCGAGCACGCCGTACTCGCCACCAACACCTCCTCGCTCTCCGTCTCGGAGATGGCCAAGGGGCTCGCGCACCCGGAGCGGGTGGTCGGCTTCCACTTCTTCAACCCGGTCGCCGTCCTGCCGCTGCTGGAGATCGTGCGCGGCGAGGACACCGACGACGCCACGCTGGCCACCGCGTTCGACGTCGCCAAGAAGCTCCGCAAGACGGCGGTGCTGGTGAAGGACGCCCCGGCGTTCGTCGTGAACCGCATCCTGACCCGCTTCATGGGCGAGATCCAGAACGTCATCGACGAGGGCACGCCGGTGGACGTCGCCGAGCGCGCCGTCGAGCCGCTGGGCCTGCCGATGTCGCCGCTGGTGCTGCTGGAGCTGGTCGGCCCGGCGATCGGGCTGCACGTCTCGGAGACGCTGCACCGGGCGTTCCCCGACCGCTTCACGGTGTCCCCCAACCTGAAGGCCGTGGTGGACGCCGGCAAGCGCGGCTTCTACGCGTACGACAGCGGCAAGCCGGAGCTGGACCCGGAGGTCGCGGCGCTGCTCCGGCAGGGCGACACCGTGCTCACCGAGGAGCAGACCCTCGCCCGGGTGCTGGACGCGGTGGCGGAGGAGATCCGCCTGATGCTCGACGAGGGCGTGGTCGCCGAGGCCCAGGACATCGACCTCTGCCTGATCACCGGCGCGGGCTGGCCCTTCCACCTGGGCGGGCTCACCCCGTACCTGGACCGTGCGGGCGTCAGCGAGCGGGTCGCCGGCAAGCGCTTCCTCGACGTGGGTACGGCGAGCGTCCCCGCGTAA
- a CDS encoding acetyl-CoA C-acyltransferase, which produces MPRTVRDVVFVDGVRTPFGKAGPKGIYHETRADDLVVKAIRELLRRNPSLDPARIDDVAIAATTQIGDQGLTIGRTAGILAGLPQSVPGYAIDRMCAGALTAVTTTAGSIAFGAYDVVIAGGVEHMGRHPMGESVDPNPRFVSEKLVDESALFMGMTAENLHDRFPHLTKARADAYAVRSQEKAAKAYANGLIQQDLVPISVRRTNEEAGETGWGLATADEPMRPGTTLEQLAGLKTPFRVHGRVTAGNSAGLNDGATASLVAAEDFAREHDLPVKMRLVSYAFAGVEPEVMGYGPIPATEKALAKAGLSISDIGLFEINEAFAVQVLALLDHYGIDDDDPRVNQYGGAIAYGHPLASSGVRLMTQLARQFEEQPGVRYGITTMCVGFGMGATVIWENPHFTDAAGGTK; this is translated from the coding sequence GTGCCTCGTACCGTCAGGGACGTCGTCTTCGTCGACGGCGTCCGCACCCCGTTCGGCAAGGCGGGCCCGAAGGGCATCTACCACGAGACCCGTGCCGACGATCTCGTGGTGAAGGCCATCCGGGAGCTGCTGCGCCGCAACCCGTCCCTCGATCCCGCCCGGATCGACGACGTGGCCATCGCGGCGACCACCCAGATCGGCGACCAGGGCCTCACCATCGGCCGCACCGCGGGCATCCTCGCCGGGCTCCCGCAGTCCGTGCCGGGCTACGCCATCGACCGGATGTGCGCGGGCGCGCTGACCGCGGTCACCACCACGGCGGGGTCCATCGCGTTCGGCGCGTACGACGTCGTCATCGCGGGCGGCGTGGAGCACATGGGGCGCCACCCGATGGGCGAGTCCGTCGACCCGAACCCGCGGTTCGTCAGCGAGAAGCTCGTCGACGAGTCCGCGCTGTTCATGGGCATGACGGCGGAGAACCTGCACGACCGCTTCCCGCACCTCACCAAGGCGCGCGCCGACGCCTACGCCGTGCGCTCGCAGGAGAAGGCCGCTAAGGCGTACGCCAACGGCCTGATCCAGCAGGACCTGGTGCCGATCTCGGTGCGCCGCACGAACGAGGAGGCCGGCGAGACGGGCTGGGGCCTGGCCACCGCCGACGAGCCGATGCGGCCCGGAACCACGCTGGAGCAGCTCGCCGGCCTCAAGACGCCCTTCCGGGTGCACGGCCGTGTCACGGCCGGGAACAGCGCCGGGCTGAACGACGGCGCCACCGCCTCCCTCGTCGCCGCCGAGGACTTCGCCCGCGAGCACGACCTGCCGGTGAAGATGCGGCTGGTCTCCTACGCCTTCGCGGGCGTGGAGCCCGAGGTGATGGGCTACGGCCCGATCCCCGCGACCGAGAAGGCGCTCGCCAAGGCCGGCCTGAGCATCTCGGACATCGGCCTGTTCGAGATCAACGAGGCGTTCGCCGTACAGGTCCTCGCGCTCCTGGACCACTACGGCATCGACGACGACGATCCCCGGGTCAACCAGTACGGCGGCGCCATCGCCTACGGCCACCCGCTGGCGTCCTCCGGCGTGCGGCTGATGACCCAGCTCGCCCGGCAGTTCGAGGAGCAGCCGGGGGTCCGCTACGGCATCACCACCATGTGCGTCGGCTTCGGCATGGGCGCCACGGTCATCTGGGAGAACCCGCACTTCACCGACGCCGCCGGAGGCACCAAGTGA
- a CDS encoding ribonuclease D, giving the protein MTDAEDTAADIPLRTASDPEKEPSASGVPDEGVAAEDPVPLLEPRDGIPPVIADADALSEVVAAFAAGTGPVAVDAERASGYRYGQRAYLVQLRRAGAGSALIDPVACADLTALGEAIGDTEWVLHAASQDLPCLREIGMVPERIFDTELAGRLAGYPRVGLGAMVENVLGYVLEKGHSAVDWSTRPLPEPWLRYAALDVELLVDLRDSLEKELDRQGKLDWARQEFAAIAAAPPAPPRKDPWRRTSGMHKVRRRRQMAVVRELWQTRDRIAQRRDISPGKVLGDAAIIEAALALPADATALGQLPGFGRVGRRQLENWQGAVDRARALSDSALPGPGQQVAGPPPPRAWADKDPAAAARLSAARAGVSALAERLGMPQENLITPDTVRRVCWEPPAAVTAETVAAALAGHGARQWQIDQVTPLLVSALVA; this is encoded by the coding sequence GTGACCGACGCCGAAGACACCGCAGCAGACATTCCCCTGCGCACCGCCTCAGACCCGGAGAAGGAACCCTCGGCGAGCGGCGTTCCGGACGAAGGCGTCGCGGCCGAGGACCCCGTCCCCCTGCTGGAGCCGCGGGACGGCATCCCCCCGGTGATCGCCGACGCGGACGCGCTCAGCGAGGTGGTCGCCGCCTTCGCCGCGGGTACGGGCCCCGTCGCGGTGGACGCCGAGCGCGCTTCCGGCTACCGCTACGGCCAGCGCGCCTACCTGGTCCAGCTGCGCCGCGCCGGCGCGGGCAGCGCGCTGATCGACCCCGTGGCCTGCGCCGACCTCACCGCGCTCGGCGAGGCGATCGGCGACACGGAGTGGGTGCTGCACGCGGCCAGCCAGGACCTGCCCTGCCTGCGCGAGATAGGCATGGTCCCGGAGCGGATCTTCGACACGGAGCTGGCGGGACGGCTGGCCGGATACCCGCGCGTCGGCCTCGGCGCGATGGTCGAGAACGTCCTCGGCTACGTCCTGGAGAAGGGCCACTCCGCGGTCGACTGGTCGACGCGGCCGCTGCCCGAGCCGTGGCTGCGCTATGCCGCGCTCGACGTCGAGCTGCTGGTGGACCTCCGCGACAGCCTGGAGAAGGAGCTGGACCGGCAGGGCAAGCTCGACTGGGCCCGGCAGGAGTTCGCGGCGATCGCCGCCGCCCCGCCGGCCCCGCCGCGCAAGGACCCCTGGCGGCGCACGTCCGGGATGCACAAGGTGCGGCGACGGCGCCAGATGGCGGTGGTACGGGAGCTGTGGCAGACCCGGGACCGCATCGCGCAGCGGCGGGACATCTCGCCGGGCAAGGTGCTCGGGGACGCGGCGATCATCGAGGCTGCCCTCGCGCTGCCCGCCGACGCCACGGCGCTCGGCCAGCTGCCCGGCTTCGGCCGGGTCGGGCGGCGGCAGCTGGAGAACTGGCAGGGCGCCGTGGACCGGGCCCGCGCGCTCTCCGACTCCGCGCTGCCCGGTCCGGGCCAGCAGGTCGCGGGCCCGCCGCCGCCGCGCGCCTGGGCGGACAAGGACCCGGCCGCGGCGGCCCGGTTGTCCGCCGCCCGCGCCGGGGTGTCCGCGCTCGCCGAGCGGCTCGGCATGCCCCAGGAGAACCTGATCACGCCGGACACCGTACGGAGAGTGTGCTGGGAGCCACCCGCCGCGGTGACCGCGGAGACGGTGGCGGCGGCGCTCGCCGGGCACGGGGCGCGGCAGTGGCAGATCGACCAGGTGACGCCGTTGCTGGTGAGCGCGCTGGTCGCGTGA
- a CDS encoding response regulator transcription factor: protein MSVLLEQPASLVAYRPNKPTAMVVVADPRVRSTVTRHLWALGVRDVIEASSVAEARPRIANPRDICVADVHLPDGSGLTLLSETRAAGWPNGLALSAADDIGAVRNALAGGVKGYVVTGTRTNVGMPIRPGAAPIGAAAARMHRRPPGAPSHPGGYRELSGREVEVLRLVAEGQSNKAIGVSMGLSALTVKSHLARIARKLGTGDRAGMVAVALRTGIIH from the coding sequence GTGTCCGTTCTTCTTGAGCAGCCCGCAAGCCTGGTCGCCTACCGCCCGAACAAGCCGACCGCCATGGTGGTCGTGGCCGACCCGCGTGTCCGCTCCACGGTCACCCGCCACCTGTGGGCGCTCGGCGTGCGCGACGTCATCGAGGCGTCGTCCGTCGCGGAGGCACGACCCCGTATCGCCAATCCCCGCGACATCTGTGTCGCCGACGTCCACCTGCCCGACGGCAGCGGCCTGACCCTGCTGTCCGAGACCCGCGCCGCGGGCTGGCCGAACGGCCTCGCCCTGTCCGCCGCCGACGACATCGGCGCCGTGCGCAACGCCCTCGCGGGCGGTGTGAAGGGCTACGTCGTCACCGGCACCCGCACCAACGTCGGGATGCCCATCCGTCCGGGCGCCGCCCCGATCGGCGCCGCCGCGGCCCGTATGCACCGCCGCCCCCCGGGCGCCCCGAGCCACCCGGGCGGGTACCGCGAGCTGTCGGGCCGCGAGGTGGAGGTGCTGCGGCTGGTGGCGGAGGGCCAGTCGAACAAGGCCATCGGCGTCTCCATGGGCCTGTCCGCACTGACCGTCAAGAGCCACCTCGCCCGGATCGCACGCAAGCTCGGCACCGGCGACCGCGCCGGCATGGTCGCGGTCGCGCTGCGCACCGGCATCATCCACTGA
- a CDS encoding DUF3000 domain-containing protein, whose product MAAAQGRLSDGADGTSGTDNGTGGAGQAPLDAADPVPAAFRGAVDGLLTARLRPGVEIEPVRPPRRLAPHAYALEATVVDGDDDLADGRLVLLHDPDGHEGWHGVFRLVTLVRAELEAEMAADPLLPEVCWTWLTGALQSRGLGYGEPSGTVTRASSHHFGGLAERPATSQIEIRASWTPREGLGGVPDTEAHLAAWCDLLCQVAGLPPAAPGDPSVVSLPQRRGPRPS is encoded by the coding sequence ATGGCTGCGGCTCAGGGACGACTGTCGGACGGCGCCGACGGAACCAGCGGGACGGACAACGGCACGGGCGGAGCGGGGCAGGCACCGCTGGACGCGGCGGACCCGGTTCCCGCGGCCTTCCGCGGGGCCGTCGACGGGTTGCTGACCGCGCGGCTGCGACCCGGCGTGGAGATCGAGCCGGTCCGCCCGCCGCGCCGGCTCGCCCCCCATGCGTACGCGCTGGAGGCCACGGTCGTCGACGGCGACGACGACCTCGCGGACGGGCGCCTGGTGCTGCTGCACGATCCGGACGGGCACGAGGGCTGGCACGGGGTGTTCCGCCTCGTCACGCTGGTCCGTGCGGAGCTGGAGGCCGAGATGGCCGCCGACCCGCTGCTGCCCGAGGTGTGCTGGACCTGGCTGACGGGGGCGCTGCAGAGCCGGGGCCTCGGGTACGGGGAGCCGAGCGGCACGGTCACCCGGGCCAGCTCGCACCACTTCGGCGGTCTTGCGGAGCGTCCGGCGACGTCGCAGATCGAGATCCGCGCGTCCTGGACACCGCGCGAGGGCCTGGGCGGGGTCCCGGACACGGAGGCGCACCTGGCCGCCTGGTGCGACCTGCTCTGCCAGGTCGCCGGGCTGCCGCCGGCCGCCCCTGGGGACCCCTCCGTGGTGTCGCTGCCGCAGCGCAGGGGGCCGCGGCCGTCCTAG
- the hemE gene encoding uroporphyrinogen decarboxylase codes for MRACRREPVPHTPVWFMRQAGRSLPEYHKVREGIPMLEACTIPEMVTEITLQPVRRHHVDAAVFYSDIVVPLKAIGVGLDIKPGVGPVVDEPIRTRADLDRLRALTPEDVPYVAEAIRQLTAELGATPLIGFAGAPFTLASYLVEGGPSRNHERTKALMYGDPGLWAELLDRLAVITAAFLKVQIEAGASAVQLFDSWAGALAPSDYRRSVLPASAKVFSAVAGYGVPRIHFGVGTGELLGLLGEAGADVVGVDWRVPLDEAARRVGPGKALQGNLDPAVLFAPEEAVQAKAAEVLDAAQGLGGHIFNLGHGVLPATDPDALTRLVEFVHERTRR; via the coding sequence CTGAGGGCCTGCCGCCGCGAGCCGGTGCCGCACACGCCCGTGTGGTTCATGCGGCAGGCCGGGCGCTCGCTTCCGGAGTACCACAAGGTGCGCGAGGGCATTCCCATGCTGGAGGCCTGCACGATCCCGGAGATGGTCACCGAGATCACCCTCCAGCCGGTCCGGCGGCACCACGTGGACGCGGCGGTCTTCTACAGCGACATCGTCGTCCCCCTCAAGGCCATCGGCGTCGGCCTCGACATCAAGCCCGGCGTCGGGCCCGTGGTGGACGAGCCGATCCGCACCCGGGCCGACCTCGACCGGCTGCGCGCCCTCACCCCCGAGGACGTCCCCTACGTCGCCGAGGCCATCCGGCAGCTCACCGCCGAGCTGGGCGCCACCCCGCTCATCGGCTTCGCGGGCGCGCCGTTCACCCTGGCCAGCTACCTGGTGGAGGGCGGGCCCTCGCGCAACCACGAACGCACCAAGGCGCTCATGTACGGCGACCCGGGGCTCTGGGCCGAGCTGCTGGACCGGCTGGCCGTGATCACCGCCGCCTTCCTGAAGGTGCAGATCGAGGCGGGCGCCTCCGCGGTGCAGCTCTTCGACTCCTGGGCGGGCGCGCTTGCGCCGTCCGACTACCGCCGCAGCGTGCTGCCCGCCTCCGCCAAGGTGTTCTCCGCCGTCGCCGGGTACGGGGTGCCGCGCATCCACTTCGGCGTCGGCACCGGCGAGCTGCTGGGCCTGCTGGGGGAGGCCGGGGCGGACGTCGTGGGCGTCGACTGGCGCGTCCCCCTCGACGAGGCGGCCCGCAGGGTCGGCCCCGGCAAGGCGCTCCAGGGAAACCTCGACCCCGCGGTGCTCTTCGCCCCCGAGGAGGCCGTGCAGGCGAAGGCGGCCGAGGTCCTCGACGCCGCCCAGGGCCTCGGCGGGCACATCTTCAACCTCGGCCACGGCGTGCTGCCGGCCACCGACCCCGACGCCCTGACCCGGCTGGTGGAGTTCGTGCACGAGCGCACCAGGCGGTAG